A part of Propioniciclava coleopterorum genomic DNA contains:
- the tsf gene encoding translation elongation factor Ts: protein MAITAADVKKLRDATGAGMMDAKKALTEADGDFEAATEILRVTGAAKVSSRADREASNGLVAAAGTTLIQLGAETDFVAKNDEFVALAASVVEAVQAAGAADLEAAKALPLGDTTVGEAVAALAAKIGEKLELAQVATFEAPAAVYLHRRSQDLPPQVGVMVEYTGTEDDEFVRGIAMQIAAMSPQWLDRDSVPADVVEKERHVAELTAKEEGKPENIIGRIVEGRLNGFYKDVTLLEQQSVSDDKKSVGQLLKDNGVTVTRFVRFAVGA from the coding sequence ATGGCGATCACTGCCGCTGATGTGAAGAAGCTCCGCGACGCCACCGGCGCGGGGATGATGGACGCCAAGAAGGCCCTCACCGAGGCCGACGGCGACTTCGAGGCCGCCACCGAGATCCTCCGCGTCACCGGCGCGGCCAAGGTGAGCAGCCGCGCCGACCGCGAGGCCAGCAACGGCCTCGTTGCCGCCGCGGGCACCACGCTGATCCAGCTGGGCGCCGAGACCGACTTCGTCGCCAAGAACGACGAGTTCGTCGCCCTGGCCGCGAGCGTCGTCGAGGCCGTCCAGGCCGCCGGCGCCGCCGACCTCGAGGCCGCCAAGGCCCTGCCGCTCGGCGACACGACGGTCGGGGAGGCGGTCGCCGCCCTGGCCGCGAAGATCGGCGAGAAGCTCGAGCTGGCGCAGGTCGCCACCTTCGAGGCGCCCGCCGCCGTCTACCTCCACCGCCGCAGCCAGGACCTGCCCCCGCAGGTCGGCGTGATGGTCGAGTACACCGGCACCGAGGACGACGAGTTCGTCCGCGGCATCGCGATGCAGATCGCGGCCATGAGCCCGCAGTGGCTCGACCGCGACTCGGTCCCGGCCGACGTCGTGGAGAAGGAGCGCCACGTCGCCGAGCTCACCGCCAAGGAGGAGGGCAAGCCCGAGAACATCATCGGGCGCATCGTCGAGGGCCGCCTCAACGGCTTCTACAAGGACGTCACCCTGCTCGAGCAGCAGTCCGTGTCGGACGACAAGAAGTCGGTCGGCCAGCTGCTCAAGGACAACGGCGTGACCGTCACGCGCTTCGTGCGCTTCGCCGTCGGCGCCTGA
- a CDS encoding TrmH family RNA methyltransferase: protein MRIDVTDPADPRLGDYVALRDTSLRKSLESERGLFIAEGEKVIRRALEAGFTPRSFLLAERWLPGLADVLAPHTDVPTYVVSEDLAEAVTGFHVHRGALASLHRRPPTPVADLLGARRLVVAEDIVDHTNVGAILRNAAGLGWDGVLLAPRAADPLYRRAIKVSMGTVFSLPWARLEDWGTALPLLREAGFTVLALALTPDALPLDEVVARGVPDKLAIVVGTEGEGLSQRWIGQADAVVSIPMQHGVDSLNVAAATAVACWALR from the coding sequence ATGCGGATCGACGTCACCGACCCGGCCGACCCGCGGCTGGGCGACTATGTCGCGCTGCGCGACACCTCGCTGCGCAAGTCGCTGGAGTCCGAGCGCGGGCTGTTCATCGCCGAGGGCGAGAAGGTGATCCGCCGCGCCCTGGAGGCCGGATTCACCCCGCGGTCGTTCCTGCTCGCCGAGCGCTGGCTGCCCGGGCTGGCCGACGTGCTGGCGCCGCACACCGACGTCCCGACCTACGTGGTGAGCGAGGACCTGGCCGAGGCCGTGACGGGCTTCCACGTGCACCGCGGGGCGCTCGCGTCGCTGCACCGGCGCCCGCCGACCCCCGTCGCCGACCTGCTGGGCGCCCGCCGGCTGGTCGTCGCCGAGGACATCGTCGATCACACCAACGTGGGGGCGATCCTCCGCAACGCGGCCGGGTTGGGCTGGGACGGCGTCCTGCTGGCGCCGCGGGCCGCGGACCCGCTGTACCGGCGGGCCATCAAGGTCAGCATGGGCACGGTGTTCTCGCTGCCCTGGGCCCGCCTGGAGGACTGGGGGACCGCGCTGCCGCTGCTGCGCGAGGCCGGCTTCACCGTGCTGGCGCTCGCGCTCACCCCGGACGCGCTGCCGCTGGACGAGGTCGTCGCGCGCGGCGTCCCGGACAAGCTGGCGATCGTGGTCGGCACCGAGGGCGAGGGGCTGTCGCAGCGCTGGATCGGGCAGGCGGACGCCGTCGTGTCGATCCCCATGCAGCACGGCGTCGACTCGCTCAACGTGGCCGCGGCCACCGCGGTTGCCTGCTGGGCGCTGCGCTGA
- a CDS encoding DUF1801 domain-containing protein translates to MAYEVKTLPREGGVAEFLAGVEPPRRREQGFELLAIFGEVTGAPAVLWGPSMVGFGEVTYRYESGHSGRSYKVGFSPRKANLVLYGLDWYGSASDLLDRLGPHKRGKSCVYVTNLDKVDHEVLKALIRRAWGSPSPLPEA, encoded by the coding sequence ATGGCTTACGAGGTCAAGACCCTTCCGCGTGAGGGTGGGGTGGCGGAGTTCCTCGCCGGCGTGGAGCCGCCGCGCCGACGCGAGCAGGGGTTCGAGTTGCTGGCGATCTTCGGCGAGGTCACCGGCGCCCCCGCGGTCCTGTGGGGCCCGTCGATGGTCGGCTTCGGGGAGGTCACCTACCGGTACGAGAGCGGCCACAGCGGCCGCAGCTACAAGGTGGGCTTCAGTCCGCGCAAGGCCAACCTCGTGCTCTACGGGCTCGACTGGTACGGCAGCGCGTCCGACCTCCTCGACCGGTTGGGACCCCACAAGCGCGGCAAGAGCTGCGTGTACGTCACCAACCTCGACAAGGTCGACCACGAGGTGCTCAAAGCGCTGATCCGCCGCGCCTGGGGGTCCCCCTCGCCCCTTCCGGAGGCCTGA
- the rlmN gene encoding 23S rRNA (adenine(2503)-C(2))-methyltransferase RlmN, giving the protein MTQGLTPAEKARADELDAHARAGRVLPLVFDAPRRGKPPRHWGDLEPDERRGAVTTAGLPGFRASQFDQHYYGRASADPDTWTDLPAAQREVIKATFFPDLLHEVRTQTADEGTTVKTLWRLHDGNLVESVLMEYGVPGKPSSGTGRHRATLCISSQAGCGMACPFCATGQGGLERNLSTAEIVAQVVAASARVRLNNVVFMGMGEPMANFKAITGAIRRMVGDLGMSARGITVSTVGLVPRIRQLSEMGLPLTLAVSLHAPDDELRDTLVPINTRHSVDEVVRTAHDYFTATGRRVSIEYALIRDVNDQAWRADALADLLSAEGRGTGWVHVNPIPLNPTPGSKWTASRKHDEREFVRRLTDAGIAATIRDTRGQEIDGACGQLAAKER; this is encoded by the coding sequence ATGACTCAAGGACTGACCCCGGCCGAGAAGGCCCGCGCCGACGAACTGGACGCCCACGCGCGCGCGGGCCGCGTGCTGCCGCTCGTGTTCGACGCCCCCCGGCGCGGCAAGCCGCCGCGCCACTGGGGCGACCTCGAACCCGACGAGCGCCGCGGCGCCGTGACGACCGCCGGGCTGCCGGGCTTCCGGGCCTCGCAGTTCGACCAGCACTACTACGGCAGGGCCAGCGCCGACCCGGACACCTGGACCGACCTGCCCGCCGCGCAGCGCGAGGTCATCAAGGCCACGTTCTTCCCGGACCTGCTGCACGAGGTGCGCACCCAGACCGCCGACGAGGGCACCACCGTGAAGACGCTGTGGCGCCTCCACGACGGCAACCTGGTCGAGAGCGTGCTGATGGAGTACGGCGTCCCCGGCAAGCCGAGCAGCGGCACCGGCCGCCACCGCGCGACGCTGTGCATCTCGTCGCAGGCCGGCTGCGGGATGGCGTGCCCGTTCTGCGCGACCGGGCAGGGCGGCCTGGAGCGCAACCTGTCCACCGCCGAGATCGTCGCGCAGGTCGTGGCCGCTTCGGCCCGCGTGCGGCTCAACAACGTGGTGTTCATGGGCATGGGCGAGCCGATGGCCAACTTCAAGGCGATCACCGGCGCCATCCGCCGCATGGTCGGCGACCTGGGGATGTCGGCGCGCGGCATCACCGTGTCCACCGTCGGCCTGGTCCCGCGCATCAGGCAGCTCTCCGAGATGGGGCTGCCGCTCACGCTGGCCGTCAGCCTGCACGCCCCCGACGATGAACTGCGCGACACGCTGGTGCCGATCAACACGCGCCACTCCGTCGACGAGGTCGTCCGCACCGCCCACGACTACTTCACCGCGACCGGCCGCCGCGTCTCGATCGAGTACGCGCTGATCCGCGACGTCAACGACCAGGCGTGGCGCGCCGACGCGCTGGCCGACCTGCTCAGCGCCGAGGGGCGCGGCACCGGCTGGGTGCACGTCAACCCGATCCCGCTCAACCCGACGCCCGGATCGAAGTGGACCGCCTCCCGCAAGCACGACGAGCGCGAGTTCGTCCGCCGCCTCACCGACGCGGGCATCGCGGCCACCATCCGCGACACCCGCGGCCAGGAGATCGACGGCGCCTGCGGCCAGTTGGCCGCCAAGGAGCGCTGA
- the def gene encoding peptide deformylase, with amino-acid sequence MPITDLMTGGTVLPITRWGEPVMHEQTKPVTEFDEDLHALVRDMFATMRAASGVGLAATQVGRDVALFVYECPDADERIRIGAICNPEVTTPTGKARRLESTEEGCLSFPGGYQPLARPDRATCTGQDPWGEPVTVEGTGTLARCLQHETDHLNGIVFGDRLSTRTYRKLEQQKNDLAHLYPADWPVHPKKVTADD; translated from the coding sequence ATGCCCATCACCGACCTGATGACAGGCGGGACCGTGCTGCCCATCACGCGATGGGGCGAGCCGGTCATGCACGAGCAGACCAAGCCGGTCACCGAGTTCGACGAGGACCTCCACGCCCTGGTCCGCGACATGTTCGCGACCATGCGCGCCGCGAGCGGCGTCGGACTGGCCGCGACCCAGGTCGGACGCGACGTCGCGCTGTTCGTGTACGAGTGCCCCGACGCCGACGAGCGGATCCGGATCGGCGCGATCTGCAACCCGGAGGTCACCACGCCGACCGGCAAGGCGCGCCGCCTGGAGTCGACCGAGGAGGGCTGCCTGTCGTTCCCGGGCGGCTACCAGCCGCTGGCGCGGCCCGACCGCGCCACCTGCACCGGCCAGGACCCGTGGGGCGAGCCCGTGACGGTGGAGGGCACCGGCACGCTGGCCCGCTGCCTGCAGCACGAGACCGACCACCTCAACGGCATCGTCTTCGGCGATCGGCTCTCGACGCGCACCTACCGCAAGCTCGAGCAGCAGAAGAACGACCTCGCCCACCTCTACCCCGCGGACTGGCCCGTGCACCCCAAGAAGGTCACCGCGGACGACTGA
- a CDS encoding maleylpyruvate isomerase N-terminal domain-containing protein has protein sequence MSEVQDFRAMGEALGDAGAILRGNAGSAGLDAPVPTAPGWAVRDLVAHQGMVHRWATGYLTRGPRREAADVLAEAAASTDLLDWFDDGLVDLLNAFASLPVDAELRFFLPDAPPPRDAWLRRQVHETSVHAIDAMAARLGRLPAASELWLDPRLAADGVDELLTGFVARDGLLRADPPRRVRFDATDVGRSWLLEARPDGTTVTRVDAGADADATVAGTARELYLRVWNRGEGGTASDPGFWDAWRAAVKVAWS, from the coding sequence ATGAGCGAGGTTCAAGACTTCCGGGCCATGGGCGAAGCCCTCGGGGACGCCGGCGCGATCCTGCGCGGCAACGCGGGCAGCGCCGGCCTGGACGCCCCCGTGCCGACCGCCCCGGGCTGGGCCGTCCGGGACCTGGTCGCGCATCAGGGCATGGTGCACCGCTGGGCGACGGGCTACCTGACGCGCGGGCCGCGCCGCGAGGCGGCCGACGTGCTCGCCGAGGCGGCGGCGTCGACGGACCTGCTCGACTGGTTCGACGACGGGCTGGTGGACCTGCTGAACGCGTTCGCGTCGCTCCCGGTCGACGCCGAACTGCGGTTCTTCCTGCCGGACGCGCCGCCGCCGCGCGACGCCTGGCTGCGGCGGCAGGTGCACGAGACGTCGGTGCACGCGATCGACGCGATGGCGGCCCGGCTGGGGCGCCTCCCCGCGGCGTCCGAGCTGTGGCTGGACCCGCGGCTGGCCGCCGACGGCGTGGATGAACTGCTGACCGGCTTCGTCGCGCGCGACGGGCTGCTGCGCGCCGACCCGCCCCGCCGCGTCCGGTTCGACGCCACCGACGTGGGCCGCTCCTGGCTGCTGGAGGCGCGTCCCGACGGGACCACCGTCACGCGGGTGGACGCCGGGGCGGACGCCGACGCGACCGTCGCGGGGACCGCCCGCGAGCTGTACCTGCGCGTCTGGAACCGCGGTGAGGGCGGCACCGCGTCCGACCCGGGGTTCTGGGACGCCTGGCGCGCCGCGGTCAAGGTCGCCTGGTCCTGA
- a CDS encoding phosphatidate cytidylyltransferase — protein sequence MTDASAPAPAPRKRSAGRDLPAAIAVGVGLILLVIVTLAFWHWGFILLVAAMLALGATEVNNAMRRLGMRAEIVPIVIGTIAMVVGTYAAATGVGFHLMPWHSVLLTCLGATVLAVLIVRFPKGHENFVRDASASVFIIGYITLLGSFTALILAGEHGAARMVTFLLCVVANDTGGYAVGVLFGRTPLAPAISPKKTWEGLAGSVGFAVLTGSLMVHFVLGSPWWIGAILGAVCAFFATCGDLIESAIKRDVGIKDMGSFLPGHGGVMDRLDSMLVAAAPAWLVMYLLIPGG from the coding sequence ATGACGGACGCGTCAGCGCCCGCACCGGCGCCCAGGAAGCGATCGGCCGGGCGGGATCTCCCGGCCGCGATCGCCGTCGGCGTGGGCCTGATCCTGCTCGTCATCGTCACCCTGGCGTTCTGGCACTGGGGCTTCATCCTGCTCGTGGCGGCCATGCTCGCCCTCGGGGCGACCGAGGTGAACAACGCCATGCGGCGGCTCGGCATGCGCGCCGAGATCGTGCCGATCGTGATCGGCACGATCGCCATGGTGGTCGGCACCTACGCCGCCGCGACCGGGGTCGGCTTCCACCTGATGCCGTGGCACTCGGTGCTGCTGACCTGCCTGGGCGCCACGGTGCTCGCCGTGCTGATCGTGCGGTTCCCCAAGGGGCACGAGAACTTCGTCCGGGACGCCTCCGCGTCGGTGTTCATCATCGGCTACATCACCCTGCTGGGCTCGTTCACGGCGCTCATCCTCGCCGGCGAGCACGGCGCGGCCCGGATGGTGACGTTCCTGCTCTGCGTGGTCGCCAACGACACCGGCGGCTACGCGGTCGGCGTCCTGTTCGGCCGGACGCCGCTGGCGCCGGCCATCAGCCCGAAGAAGACCTGGGAGGGGCTGGCCGGCTCGGTCGGCTTCGCGGTGCTCACCGGCAGCCTGATGGTGCACTTCGTGCTGGGCAGCCCGTGGTGGATCGGCGCGATCCTCGGCGCGGTCTGCGCGTTCTTCGCCACCTGCGGCGACCTGATCGAGAGCGCGATCAAGCGTGACGTCGGCATCAAGGACATGGGCTCGTTCCTGCCCGGCCACGGCGGGGTGATGGACCGGCTCGACTCGATGCTGGTCGCCGCCGCCCCGGCCTGGCTGGTGATGTACCTGCTCATCCCGGGCGGGTAA
- a CDS encoding tyrosine recombinase XerC → MDPARRSPHPGDAPRPGAAGAGSVASGSGDRGVTARGDEPGTGLLRDLTAWSEHLHWERNLSAHTRRAYGGDLDDLAGWLARHGVGAWGEVDHRLLRAWLADLHRRGAERTTMARRATAARMFFRWAAARGLIAANPASALEAPRAARTLPPTLDRGVADGLFAHLEAAVAEAEDPAADALARRDLAMIEVLYSAGLRVAELCSLTPAGIDWDRGLLHVVGKGNKERSTPLGRPAEKALRAWIAARPRVAKPDTTEVFVGARGAAIDPRVVRRVVHAALEAVPDAPDLGPHGLRHAMATHLLEGGADLRSVQEILGHSSLATTQIYTHVTNERLRDAFRQAHPRA, encoded by the coding sequence ATGGACCCCGCCCGACGCTCGCCCCACCCCGGGGACGCGCCGCGCCCCGGCGCGGCCGGCGCCGGCTCCGTCGCGTCCGGCTCGGGTGATCGCGGCGTGACTGCGCGTGGGGACGAGCCCGGGACCGGACTGCTGCGGGACCTGACCGCGTGGTCCGAGCACCTCCACTGGGAGCGCAATCTGTCCGCGCACACCCGGCGCGCCTACGGGGGCGACCTGGACGACCTCGCCGGCTGGCTGGCCCGCCACGGGGTCGGGGCCTGGGGGGAGGTCGACCACCGCCTGCTGCGCGCGTGGCTGGCCGACCTGCACCGCCGCGGCGCCGAGCGCACGACCATGGCGCGCCGGGCCACGGCCGCGCGCATGTTCTTCCGGTGGGCGGCGGCCCGGGGGCTGATCGCCGCCAACCCGGCGAGCGCGCTGGAGGCGCCGCGCGCCGCGCGGACGCTGCCGCCCACGCTGGACCGCGGCGTCGCCGACGGCCTGTTCGCCCACCTGGAGGCCGCGGTCGCCGAGGCGGAGGACCCGGCCGCCGACGCGCTGGCCCGCCGCGACCTGGCCATGATCGAGGTGCTCTACAGCGCCGGGCTGCGCGTGGCCGAATTGTGCTCGCTCACCCCCGCGGGCATCGACTGGGACCGCGGCCTGCTGCACGTGGTCGGGAAGGGGAACAAGGAGCGCAGCACGCCCCTGGGGCGCCCCGCCGAGAAGGCGCTGCGCGCCTGGATCGCAGCCCGCCCCCGGGTCGCGAAGCCGGACACCACCGAGGTGTTCGTCGGCGCGCGCGGCGCGGCCATCGACCCGCGGGTGGTCCGCAGGGTGGTGCACGCTGCCCTCGAGGCCGTGCCGGACGCCCCCGATCTGGGCCCGCACGGGCTTCGGCACGCGATGGCCACGCACCTGCTCGAGGGCGGGGCCGACCTGCGCAGCGTGCAGGAGATCCTCGGCCACTCGTCGCTGGCCACCACGCAGATCTACACCCACGTGACGAACGAGCGCCTCCGGGACGCCTTCCGCCAGGCACACCCGCGCGCCTGA
- the pyrH gene encoding UMP kinase, which translates to MPAYDRILLKLSGEAFGGGSVGVDPDIIAGIADEIADIVRGGTQVAIVTGGGNFFRGAQLQQRGMERRRADYMGMLGTVMNCLALQDFLEQSGVETRVQTAITMGQVAEPYIPLRAVRHLEKGRVVLFGAGSGMPFFSTDTVAAQRALEVGADVLLMSKNGTDGVYDDDPRSNPDARRYDDLSYTDFLSQDLKVADATAISLARDNGLPMVFFDLGVRGNIARVVNGEKIGTTVHA; encoded by the coding sequence ATGCCCGCGTACGACCGCATCCTGCTGAAGCTGTCCGGAGAGGCGTTCGGGGGCGGGTCGGTCGGTGTCGACCCCGACATCATCGCGGGCATCGCCGACGAGATCGCCGACATCGTCCGGGGCGGCACGCAGGTGGCGATCGTCACCGGCGGCGGCAACTTCTTCCGCGGGGCGCAGCTGCAGCAGCGCGGCATGGAGCGCCGCCGCGCCGACTACATGGGCATGCTCGGCACCGTCATGAACTGCCTGGCGCTGCAGGACTTCCTGGAGCAGTCCGGCGTCGAGACGCGCGTCCAGACCGCGATCACCATGGGGCAGGTCGCCGAGCCCTACATCCCGCTGCGCGCGGTGCGCCACCTGGAGAAGGGGCGCGTGGTGCTGTTCGGCGCCGGCTCGGGGATGCCGTTCTTCTCCACCGACACCGTCGCGGCCCAGCGGGCGCTCGAGGTCGGCGCCGACGTGCTGCTCATGAGCAAGAACGGCACCGACGGCGTCTACGACGACGACCCGCGCAGCAACCCCGACGCCCGCCGTTACGACGACCTCAGCTACACCGATTTCCTCTCCCAGGACCTCAAGGTGGCCGACGCCACCGCGATCAGCCTCGCCCGCGACAACGGGCTGCCGATGGTCTTCTTCGACCTCGGTGTCCGCGGCAACATCGCCCGGGTCGTGAATGGTGAGAAGATCGGTACGACGGTCCACGCCTGA
- the map gene encoding type I methionyl aminopeptidase, with translation MIELRTAAEIEQMRPAGAFVASVLTALREKAAVGVNLLELDELAHRMIRDAGATSCYIDYHPSFGAMPFGKVLCTSVNDAVLHGLPFDHVLRDGDLLSVDFAASVDGWVADSALSVVVGTPAPEDLRLIEATEVALERAVAAARVGARLGDIGAAIGGTAREYGFRVNTQFGGHGVGRTMHGDPHVPNDARPGKGMRLRPGLVIAIEPWFMAGTDALRTDADGWTLRSVDGSRGAHSEHTVAVTADGPVVLTAR, from the coding sequence GTGATCGAGTTGAGAACCGCCGCCGAGATCGAGCAGATGCGGCCCGCGGGAGCGTTCGTGGCGAGCGTCCTGACCGCCCTGAGGGAGAAGGCCGCCGTCGGGGTGAACCTGCTGGAACTCGACGAGTTGGCGCACCGGATGATCCGGGACGCTGGGGCCACGTCCTGCTACATCGACTACCACCCCAGCTTCGGCGCGATGCCCTTCGGCAAGGTGCTGTGCACCTCGGTCAACGACGCCGTCCTGCACGGCCTGCCGTTCGACCACGTGCTGCGCGACGGCGACCTGCTGTCGGTCGACTTCGCGGCGTCCGTGGACGGCTGGGTCGCCGACTCCGCGCTCAGCGTCGTCGTCGGGACGCCCGCGCCGGAGGACCTGCGCCTCATCGAGGCCACCGAGGTCGCGCTCGAACGGGCCGTCGCGGCGGCCCGCGTGGGTGCCCGGCTGGGCGACATCGGCGCCGCGATCGGCGGCACCGCCCGCGAGTACGGGTTCCGGGTGAACACCCAGTTCGGCGGGCACGGCGTGGGACGCACCATGCACGGCGACCCGCACGTCCCCAACGACGCCCGCCCCGGCAAGGGGATGCGGCTGCGTCCGGGGTTGGTGATCGCGATCGAGCCCTGGTTCATGGCGGGCACGGACGCCCTGCGGACCGACGCCGACGGCTGGACGCTGCGCAGCGTCGACGGCTCGCGCGGCGCGCACTCCGAGCACACCGTCGCGGTCACCGCCGACGGCCCCGTGGTGCTGACCGCCCGCTGA
- the frr gene encoding ribosome recycling factor: protein MKATIEHAKEEFAGIRTGRAHPAMFNKIMVDYYGTPTPLQQLATFQVPEARIVLISPFDRGSMNDIEKAIRDSDLGVNPANDGQHVRIVLPQLTEERRKEYVKLAKTKAEEGRVAVRGNRRNAVDAVKKLEKDKEVGEDDARNAEKQLDSLTKKYEEQINELLKAKEAELIEV, encoded by the coding sequence ATGAAGGCCACGATCGAGCACGCCAAGGAGGAGTTCGCCGGCATCCGCACCGGGCGGGCGCACCCGGCGATGTTCAACAAGATCATGGTCGACTACTACGGCACCCCGACGCCGCTGCAGCAGCTGGCCACGTTCCAGGTCCCCGAGGCCCGCATCGTGCTGATCAGCCCGTTCGACCGCGGCTCCATGAACGACATCGAGAAGGCCATCCGCGACTCCGATCTGGGCGTCAACCCGGCCAACGACGGCCAGCACGTCCGCATCGTGCTGCCGCAGCTGACCGAGGAGCGCCGCAAGGAGTACGTGAAGCTCGCCAAGACCAAGGCCGAGGAGGGGCGCGTCGCGGTGCGCGGCAACCGCCGCAACGCCGTCGACGCGGTCAAGAAGCTGGAGAAGGACAAGGAGGTCGGGGAGGACGACGCCCGCAACGCCGAGAAGCAGCTCGACTCCCTCACCAAGAAGTACGAGGAGCAGATCAACGAGCTGCTCAAGGCCAAGGAAGCGGAACTGATCGAGGTCTGA
- the rpsB gene encoding 30S ribosomal protein S2, with the protein MAVVTTRQLLESGVHFGHQTRRWNPKMKRFIFGERNGIYIIDLRQSLTYIDQAYGFVKETVARGGQILFVGTKKQAQEAIAEQATRVGMPYVNQRWLGGMLTNFATISKRTAKMKELEALDFTNASGSGLTKKELLQEERKKDKLEKTLGGIRDMHKLPQALWVVDTKKEHLAIDEARKLHIPIVGILDTNCDPDEVDYAIPGNDDAIRSVALLTRIIADAAAEGLLARSQGGSTAGTTEAEPMAEWERELLGAAAVEPTTSEAEAVEGSDKQGDQLVDEVEGGIAQADAVAETEAAEVAEAVETEAAVEAEAEATEPVADEK; encoded by the coding sequence ATGGCCGTCGTGACCACGCGTCAGCTGCTCGAGAGCGGTGTCCACTTCGGGCACCAGACCCGCCGCTGGAACCCGAAGATGAAGCGGTTCATCTTCGGCGAGCGCAACGGCATCTACATCATCGACCTGCGCCAGTCGCTCACCTACATCGACCAGGCCTACGGCTTCGTCAAGGAGACCGTCGCCCGCGGCGGCCAGATCCTGTTCGTGGGCACCAAGAAGCAGGCCCAGGAGGCGATCGCCGAGCAGGCGACCCGCGTCGGGATGCCGTACGTGAACCAGCGCTGGCTGGGCGGCATGCTGACCAACTTCGCCACCATCTCCAAGCGGACCGCGAAGATGAAGGAGCTCGAGGCGCTCGACTTCACCAACGCCTCCGGCTCGGGCCTGACGAAGAAGGAGCTCCTGCAGGAGGAGCGCAAGAAGGACAAGCTCGAGAAGACCCTCGGCGGCATCCGCGACATGCACAAGCTGCCGCAGGCGCTGTGGGTCGTCGACACCAAGAAGGAGCACCTCGCGATCGACGAGGCGCGCAAGCTGCACATCCCGATCGTCGGCATCCTCGACACCAACTGCGATCCCGACGAGGTCGACTACGCGATCCCGGGCAACGACGATGCGATCCGCTCCGTCGCCCTGCTGACCCGCATCATCGCGGACGCCGCCGCCGAGGGCCTGCTGGCCCGCAGCCAGGGCGGGTCGACCGCCGGCACCACCGAGGCCGAGCCGATGGCCGAGTGGGAGCGCGAGCTCCTGGGCGCCGCGGCCGTCGAGCCGACCACCTCCGAGGCCGAGGCCGTCGAGGGCAGCGACAAGCAGGGTGACCAGCTCGTCGACGAGGTCGAGGGCGGCATCGCCCAGGCCGACGCCGTCGCCGAGACCGAGGCCGCCGAGGTCGCCGAGGCTGTCGAGACCGAGGCCGCCGTCGAGGCCGAGGCCGAGGCGACCGAGCCCGTCGCCGACGAGAAGTGA
- a CDS encoding M23 family metallopeptidase, giving the protein MQPAERGTIVMRAAPARGSRAERALGAWLRRAACLILVALAWGAFAPPTAAAGAGWPVSGAIVRGFDPPEVAWGAGHRGVDLAGEIGEEVRAPRSGVVSFAATLAGRPVLVIAHDDGTRTTLEPVEASIETGRAVAAGDVVGRLAAGHPCPAAACLHWGLKRGEDYLDPVPTGGGVPLLLPDTAAAAVTERASQRAQAARAAAEAGTPGATSGAPPPGGGILSHPADARLGSRFGPRFHPIFKQWRLHAGVDLSNACGTPLFAAGDGTVSHMGFDASGGWRLVIDHGPVAGVRLQTVYLHAQGYRVRAGDRVTRGQQVGTMGSTGWSTGCHLHFSTKVDGRQVDPLPWIG; this is encoded by the coding sequence GTGCAGCCGGCGGAGCGGGGAACCATCGTGATGCGGGCGGCGCCAGCGCGCGGGAGCCGGGCCGAGCGCGCCCTCGGCGCCTGGCTGCGGCGGGCGGCGTGTCTGATCCTGGTCGCCCTGGCCTGGGGTGCGTTCGCGCCGCCGACGGCGGCGGCCGGTGCGGGCTGGCCGGTGTCGGGTGCCATCGTGCGTGGCTTCGACCCGCCCGAGGTGGCCTGGGGCGCCGGGCATCGCGGTGTGGATCTCGCCGGCGAGATCGGCGAGGAGGTCCGGGCGCCGCGTTCCGGGGTGGTGAGCTTCGCCGCCACGCTGGCGGGTCGGCCCGTGCTGGTCATCGCCCACGACGACGGCACCAGGACCACCCTTGAGCCCGTCGAGGCGAGCATCGAGACCGGGCGAGCCGTGGCCGCGGGCGACGTGGTGGGCAGGCTCGCCGCCGGCCACCCGTGCCCGGCGGCCGCCTGCCTGCACTGGGGCCTGAAGCGGGGCGAAGACTACCTCGATCCCGTGCCGACGGGCGGCGGAGTCCCCCTGCTGCTGCCCGACACCGCCGCGGCGGCCGTGACCGAACGGGCCTCCCAGCGCGCCCAGGCGGCGCGAGCCGCGGCCGAGGCCGGGACACCGGGAGCCACCTCGGGAGCCCCACCGCCGGGCGGCGGCATCCTGAGCCACCCCGCCGACGCCCGGCTCGGATCGCGCTTCGGCCCGCGTTTCCACCCGATCTTCAAGCAGTGGCGCCTGCACGCCGGGGTCGACCTGTCGAACGCTTGCGGGACGCCCCTGTTCGCCGCCGGCGACGGGACGGTCAGCCACATGGGCTTCGACGCCTCGGGCGGCTGGCGGCTGGTCATCGACCACGGCCCGGTCGCCGGCGTCCGGCTCCAGACGGTGTACCTGCACGCCCAGGGCTATCGGGTGCGCGCCGGCGACCGCGTCACCCGCGGCCAGCAGGTGGGGACCATGGGGAGCACGGGCTGGTCGACCGGCTGTCACTTGCACTTTTCGACCAAGGTCGATGGTCGTCAAGTCGATCCGCTGCCTTGGATCGGGTAG